A stretch of Acidimicrobiales bacterium DNA encodes these proteins:
- a CDS encoding acyl-CoA dehydrogenase family protein → MTSPPTVAQLDDDLLALHQQTLDFVANEVVPHGDQWELDGHVPRDVLRKMGALGMFGLRTPVEHGGLGLGPLASLTFSEALGSSTYAGFDVTVLVHTDMALPHLLNSGSPEQLERYLPSVLAGERILSIGVTEPDAGSDVAGIRTRAEKDGDGWRINGSKMFITNAVHGDMTIIAARTNPDDRYGISTFLVEKGTEGFSVAKALDKTGWRSSDTAELHLDDVWVDDAQLLGTVHRGFYETMRNFQNERLVLVGMGIGAAQRALDITVDYTSQREAFGGRLFDLGAIRQRLAMRQAQVDAARTSMYHCAWLAEQGTEPVREVSGLKAWACEMINEVMYDCVQFHGGMGYMRETAVERMSRDARILPIGGGATEVLLEEVAKRLGNP, encoded by the coding sequence ATGACCTCGCCGCCCACGGTCGCCCAACTCGACGACGACCTTCTCGCCCTCCACCAACAGACGCTCGACTTCGTCGCCAACGAGGTGGTGCCCCACGGTGACCAGTGGGAGCTCGACGGCCATGTCCCCCGCGACGTGCTCCGCAAGATGGGCGCCCTCGGCATGTTCGGCCTGCGCACGCCCGTCGAGCACGGCGGGCTGGGCCTCGGCCCCCTCGCGTCGCTCACCTTCTCCGAGGCGCTCGGCTCGTCCACCTACGCCGGCTTCGACGTGACCGTGCTCGTCCACACCGACATGGCGCTCCCCCACCTGCTCAACTCCGGTTCACCGGAGCAGCTCGAGCGCTACCTCCCGAGCGTCCTCGCCGGCGAGCGCATCCTGTCGATCGGGGTGACGGAACCCGACGCCGGCTCCGACGTGGCCGGCATCCGCACCCGCGCCGAGAAGGACGGCGACGGGTGGCGCATCAACGGGTCGAAGATGTTCATCACCAACGCGGTCCACGGCGACATGACGATCATCGCCGCGCGCACCAATCCCGACGACCGCTACGGCATCTCGACCTTCCTCGTCGAGAAGGGCACCGAGGGATTCTCGGTGGCCAAGGCGCTCGACAAGACGGGCTGGCGCAGCTCCGACACCGCCGAGCTGCATCTCGATGATGTCTGGGTGGACGACGCCCAACTGCTCGGCACCGTGCACCGGGGCTTCTACGAGACGATGCGCAACTTCCAGAACGAGCGCCTCGTGCTCGTCGGCATGGGCATCGGCGCCGCGCAACGGGCGCTCGACATCACGGTCGACTACACGAGCCAGCGCGAGGCGTTCGGCGGTCGGCTGTTCGACCTCGGCGCCATCCGGCAGCGCCTCGCCATGCGTCAGGCACAGGTCGACGCCGCCCGCACCTCGATGTACCACTGCGCCTGGCTCGCCGAGCAGGGAACCGAGCCGGTCCGCGAGGTCTCGGGCCTGAAGGCGTGGGCCTGCGAGATGATCAACGAGGTCATGTACGACTGCGTGCAGTTCCACGGCGGGATGGGCTACATGCGCGAGACGGCCGTCGAACGGATGAGCCGCGACGCCCGCATCCTCCCGATCGGCGGCGGCGCCACCGAAGTCCTGCTCGAAGAAGTCGCCAAGCGGCTGGGCAACCCGTGA
- a CDS encoding indolepyruvate ferredoxin oxidoreductase family protein: MTDASTYRLSDRYTRDEGTVFMTGIQALARLPIEQLRVDRRNGLRTAAFAAGYPGSPLGGLDGALAAAAREAPDLPVTLRPSVNEEYAATAVMGSQLATSRPDPRYDGVVGLWYGKAPGVDRASDALRHATFAGSDPHGGAVALAGDDPGAKSSTIPSTSAGVFASMGVPLLYPGDPAEALDLGRHAIALSRSTGLWVSLKIVADVADGSGTVELDPDRTAPVIPLLDGAPYEHRPNGMLLTPASLDIEREIAEVRTPLALEYAAANRLNHVTVDPADAWIGIVASGITYREMREAMRRIGLEDDTAIAGAGIRLLKLGMPIPFNPSTIRDFAAGLERILVIEEKTPNVESLVKDALYNASHHPTVVGRTDEFDAPLVAAAGALHADDIIPALRSQLTGRLGERLTPEQPAREKIPLSVRRTPYFCSGCPHNRSTVVEEGTVVGAGIGCHTMILLGDPARHGDIAGITCMGNEGTQWIGMAPFVDTPHMVQNLGDGTFFHSGQLAITAAIAAGVNITYKLLWNGTVAMTGGQDPSGGISLDRVCQQLLAQGVRRVIVTTEEPARARALRLPPEVDVWDRRRLDDAQRELAAIEGVTVLIHDQRCAAELRRDRKRGRVDTPNTRVVINHRVCEGCGDCARVSNCLSVQPIETEFGRKTTIDQHTCNLDFSCLEGDCPAFIEITHRPKRWWRRAATAGTKAPAFPAVPADIPEPAPRPSEDVSVHITGIGGTGVVTVSQLMGTAAMLEGADVQGLDQIGLSQKAGPVVSDVRIAHGARAGSSRVGAGQADLLLAFDLLVASSWTGLDATDPDRTAVVGSVDLVPPGAKTSHPDIDMPSADDLLARIDAGTRPDRRHWADAAAVCTDLLGDVVGANIFIVGMAVQSGLLPVRPESIERAIELNGVAVDLNLAAFRWGRWQVADESVVTEARAEANPTAVVAVAGDLAETIEKLAGGNDARRTRLTRFATELTAYQNAALARRWLEGLTEFADDPALLDAVAHGWFTLLAYKDEYEVARLMLDPDGHAAVGAVAQPGDKVAWKLHPPTLRALGLGSKISVSTRWRPALRLLARGKVLRGRWLDPFGRAEVRRVERALPAEYLAAVRDARDSDGAETALAVAEAADLVRGYEHVKLGNVERFRARVADLTST, translated from the coding sequence ATGACAGATGCGTCGACCTACCGTCTGAGCGACCGCTACACGCGCGACGAGGGCACGGTCTTCATGACCGGCATCCAGGCGCTCGCCCGTCTCCCGATCGAACAGCTCCGGGTCGACCGACGCAACGGGCTGCGCACGGCAGCGTTCGCCGCCGGCTATCCCGGTTCGCCCCTGGGCGGGCTCGACGGCGCGCTCGCCGCCGCGGCGCGGGAGGCCCCGGATCTGCCGGTCACGCTGCGGCCCTCGGTGAACGAGGAGTACGCGGCCACGGCCGTGATGGGCAGCCAGCTCGCCACCTCGCGTCCTGATCCGCGCTACGACGGCGTGGTCGGGCTCTGGTACGGCAAGGCGCCCGGTGTCGACCGGGCCAGCGATGCGCTGCGCCACGCCACCTTCGCCGGCTCGGACCCCCACGGCGGCGCGGTCGCCCTCGCCGGTGACGATCCCGGCGCCAAGTCGTCCACGATCCCGTCCACCTCGGCCGGTGTCTTCGCGTCCATGGGCGTGCCCCTCCTCTACCCCGGCGACCCAGCCGAAGCGCTCGATCTCGGGCGCCACGCCATCGCCCTCAGCCGCAGCACGGGCCTCTGGGTCAGCCTGAAGATCGTGGCCGACGTGGCCGACGGCTCGGGCACCGTGGAGCTCGATCCGGACCGCACCGCACCCGTCATCCCCCTCCTCGACGGTGCGCCCTACGAGCACCGCCCGAACGGGATGCTGCTCACCCCGGCCTCGCTCGACATCGAGCGCGAGATCGCGGAGGTCCGCACCCCGCTCGCCCTCGAATACGCCGCCGCCAACCGGCTCAACCACGTCACCGTCGACCCGGCCGACGCCTGGATCGGGATCGTCGCCTCCGGGATCACCTACCGGGAGATGCGCGAGGCCATGCGCCGCATCGGCCTCGAGGACGACACGGCCATCGCCGGCGCCGGCATCCGGCTGCTCAAGCTCGGCATGCCGATCCCGTTCAACCCGTCGACGATCCGCGATTTCGCCGCCGGGCTCGAGCGCATCCTGGTGATCGAGGAGAAGACACCGAACGTCGAGTCGCTGGTGAAGGACGCCCTCTACAACGCCTCGCACCACCCGACGGTCGTCGGCCGCACCGACGAATTCGACGCCCCCCTCGTCGCTGCGGCGGGCGCCCTCCACGCCGACGACATCATTCCCGCCCTGCGCAGCCAGCTCACCGGACGCCTCGGCGAACGGCTCACGCCCGAGCAACCGGCGCGCGAGAAGATCCCGCTGTCCGTTCGCCGCACCCCCTACTTCTGCTCCGGCTGCCCCCACAATCGCAGCACCGTCGTGGAGGAGGGCACGGTGGTCGGCGCCGGCATCGGCTGCCACACCATGATCCTGCTGGGCGACCCGGCCCGTCACGGCGACATCGCCGGGATCACCTGCATGGGCAACGAGGGCACCCAGTGGATCGGCATGGCCCCGTTCGTCGACACGCCCCACATGGTGCAGAACCTCGGCGACGGCACGTTCTTCCACTCGGGCCAGCTCGCCATCACCGCCGCGATCGCGGCCGGCGTGAACATCACCTACAAGCTGCTGTGGAACGGCACCGTTGCGATGACCGGCGGCCAGGACCCGTCCGGCGGCATCTCGCTCGACCGGGTCTGCCAGCAGCTCCTCGCCCAGGGAGTGCGCCGGGTCATCGTCACCACCGAGGAGCCCGCCCGGGCGCGGGCCCTGCGGCTCCCGCCCGAGGTCGATGTGTGGGACCGGCGGCGCCTCGACGACGCCCAGCGCGAGCTCGCCGCCATCGAGGGCGTCACGGTCCTCATCCACGATCAGCGCTGCGCGGCCGAGCTGCGCCGCGATCGCAAGCGGGGGCGGGTCGACACCCCGAACACCCGGGTGGTCATCAACCATCGGGTCTGCGAGGGATGCGGCGACTGCGCGCGCGTGTCGAACTGCCTGTCCGTCCAGCCGATCGAGACGGAGTTCGGCCGCAAGACCACCATCGACCAGCACACCTGCAACCTCGACTTCTCGTGTCTGGAGGGTGACTGCCCGGCCTTCATCGAGATCACCCACCGGCCGAAGCGCTGGTGGCGGCGGGCGGCAACGGCCGGCACGAAGGCGCCCGCCTTCCCGGCGGTGCCTGCGGACATCCCCGAGCCGGCGCCTCGTCCGTCGGAGGACGTGAGCGTGCACATCACCGGCATCGGCGGCACCGGGGTGGTCACGGTGTCGCAGCTCATGGGCACCGCCGCGATGCTCGAAGGGGCCGACGTGCAGGGTCTCGATCAGATCGGGCTCAGCCAGAAGGCCGGTCCGGTCGTGAGCGACGTGCGCATCGCCCACGGCGCCCGGGCCGGCAGCAGCCGGGTCGGCGCCGGTCAGGCCGATCTCCTGCTGGCGTTCGACCTGCTGGTCGCCTCCTCGTGGACGGGTCTCGACGCGACCGACCCCGATCGCACCGCCGTGGTCGGATCGGTCGACCTCGTGCCGCCGGGCGCGAAGACCTCGCACCCCGACATCGACATGCCGTCGGCCGACGATCTGCTCGCCCGCATCGACGCGGGCACCCGACCGGATCGGCGCCACTGGGCCGACGCGGCCGCCGTCTGCACCGACCTGCTCGGCGACGTCGTCGGCGCCAACATCTTCATCGTGGGCATGGCTGTGCAGTCGGGCCTGCTCCCGGTGCGCCCCGAGTCGATCGAGCGGGCGATCGAGCTCAACGGCGTGGCTGTGGACCTCAACCTCGCCGCCTTCCGCTGGGGCCGCTGGCAGGTGGCGGACGAGTCGGTCGTGACCGAAGCCCGGGCCGAGGCGAACCCGACCGCGGTGGTCGCGGTCGCCGGCGACCTCGCCGAGACGATCGAGAAGCTCGCCGGCGGCAACGACGCCCGACGGACCCGCCTGACCCGCTTCGCGACGGAGTTGACGGCGTACCAGAACGCCGCCCTCGCCCGCCGCTGGCTCGAGGGGCTCACCGAGTTCGCCGATGACCCGGCGCTCCTCGATGCGGTCGCCCACGGCTGGTTCACCCTGCTCGCCTACAAGGACGAGTACGAGGTCGCCCGACTGATGCTCGACCCCGACGGTCACGCGGCCGTCGGCGCCGTCGCCCAGCCCGGCGACAAGGTCGCGTGGAAGCTCCATCCACCGACCCTGCGGGCCCTCGGCCTCGGCTCGAAGATCTCCGTCTCCACCCGCTGGCGGCCGGCCCTGCGGCTGCTAGCGCGGGGCAAGGTGCTGCGGGGCCGCTGGCTGGACCCGTTCGGCAGAGCGGAGGTGCGCCGGGTCGAGCGCGCACTCCCGGCCGAGTATCTGGCGGCGGTCCGTGACGCCCGGGATTCGGACGGTGCAGAGACGGCGCTGGCCGTCGCCGAAGCGGCGGACCTGGTGCGGGGGTACGAGCACGTGAAGCTCGGGAACGTCGAACGGTTCCGGGCCCGGGTCGCGGACCTCACCTCGACGTGA
- a CDS encoding nuclear transport factor 2 family protein, with amino-acid sequence MAATPEELVDIEAIRQLKARYFRLMDQKQWDAWRDVFVEDVEILTPDDTGDPTPIVGRDAFVDGLVPMIDAVPTVHHGHMSEIAVDGDSATGVWAMEDNLWWPPESGLGHMWGTGWYEETYRRCPDGAWRIATMHLRRIRIEADGSQIFPKVVA; translated from the coding sequence ATGGCCGCGACTCCTGAAGAACTCGTCGACATCGAGGCGATTCGTCAACTGAAGGCCCGCTACTTCCGGCTCATGGACCAGAAGCAGTGGGATGCCTGGCGTGACGTGTTCGTCGAGGACGTGGAGATCCTCACTCCCGACGACACCGGCGACCCGACCCCGATCGTCGGACGCGACGCCTTCGTCGACGGGCTCGTGCCGATGATCGATGCCGTGCCCACCGTGCATCACGGTCACATGTCCGAGATCGCGGTCGACGGCGACTCGGCGACGGGCGTGTGGGCGATGGAGGACAACCTGTGGTGGCCGCCGGAGAGCGGCCTCGGCCACATGTGGGGCACCGGCTGGTACGAGGAGACGTATCGGCGCTGCCCGGACGGGGCCTGGCGCATCGCGACGATGCACCTGCGGCGGATCCGCATCGAGGCGGACGGCAGCCAGATCTTCCCGAAGGTGGTGGCGTGA
- a CDS encoding VOC family protein → MREQGVNRVVMLVRDLDAGRAFYEKLLGCTFHSVNDEEAAAFGVRTVFSWDGGIELVAPLEGKDSHLEKILESRGEGLIGVVWAVPDADAAKVAGEELGVGSYYTLDYSQDQIDRDLQGRFTRYYQHFLSGPETPLGPATVLVGEFDRDGD, encoded by the coding sequence ATGCGCGAGCAGGGCGTGAACCGGGTCGTGATGCTCGTGCGGGACCTCGACGCGGGTCGGGCGTTCTACGAGAAGCTCCTCGGCTGCACCTTCCATTCGGTCAACGACGAGGAGGCTGCGGCGTTCGGCGTCCGCACGGTGTTCTCCTGGGACGGCGGCATCGAGCTGGTCGCACCCCTCGAAGGGAAGGACTCGCACCTCGAGAAGATCCTCGAGTCACGCGGCGAGGGACTGATCGGTGTGGTCTGGGCGGTCCCGGACGCCGATGCGGCGAAGGTCGCAGGTGAGGAGCTCGGCGTCGGCAGCTACTACACGCTCGACTACTCGCAGGACCAGATCGACCGGGATCTCCAGGGTCGCTTCACCCGCTACTACCAGCACTTCCTGAGCGGCCCCGAGACGCCGCTCGGGCCGGCCACCGTGCTCGTCGGGGAGTTCGACCGCGATGGCGACTGA